One Hippoglossus hippoglossus isolate fHipHip1 chromosome 13, fHipHip1.pri, whole genome shotgun sequence genomic window carries:
- the arhgap35a gene encoding rho GTPase-activating protein 35, which produces MMMAKKQDVRAPIYNLVAVGLSGTEKEKGQCGVGKSCLCNRFVRPSADDFYLDHTSVLSTSDFGGRVVNNDHFLFWGEAGRTMEEGPECRMNVVEQTEFIDDQTFQPHRSTALQPYIKRAASSKLASAEKLMYFCTDQLGLEQDFEQKQMPEGKLMVDGFLLCVDVSRGMNRSFEDQMKFVTNLYNQLAKTKKPVVLVLTKCDEGVERYIKDSHTFALAKKNLQVVETSARSNVNVDSAFLTLVQLIDKGRGKPKIIPYFEALKQQSQQIASAKDRYEWLVTRIVKNHNETWPTVSRRMQSAPEYKDYIFLEGTAKAKKLFQQHVHRLKQDHIEKRRKAYLTTLPQALSVLLPELDEIDHLSWSGVQKVLETKRDFSQWFIVLDDTPWETTPHIDNIEDDRIPQDLLETPAAENIYETHLEQLRNERRRAEMRWEFKEKLSISPFITPGKPWEEARSFIMNEDFYQWLDEAEYLDIYNKHQKEIIDRAKEDFQELLLEYSELFYELEVDAKPSKEKMGAIQEVLGEEQRFKALQKLQAERDALVLKHIHFVYHPTKDTCPNSPHCVDSKLEQILASRFPTRYPSSDTSRLEGGRAERINLVILGKDGLAREMANEIRALCSSDDRYVLDGKMYELALRPIEGNVRLPVNSFHTPTFTPHGCLCLYNSKESLSYVVESIEKLRESTISRRERENSLAQLPLSLILVTKRGVGSIGDIGGETAQTLIQQGQQVAGKLQCTYLDPASPGMGYTRNVSERQINQMLKGLLDLRRSIGSSSPPLPPPSSAFRDSQSQPGLEADLRIVMCLMCGDTYDLDQLLAPFLLPQHCRPAFSLSSGTSILLDLSIGGQRQNIELSLLSFHSTFSLRKTRLVHGYIAVYSARRKASMETLCAFLCEVQDIIPVQLLAVGESQMELSDSESAKEQVSQGDELAHEIEARFNTVICGHGGVVGGLHKIDLFQPFLKDVVEKHTIVEATHMYDHVAEACTNDSISSRCGSPSPVNILMDSEDDIDPSPPYPTLREDGSLSSHLGSFKLPDLDSSDTFSVISELSTFESKLNNKIPPQVKPKPVRKVNLSPFMDTQGGTNRRSLPQAVTWAPGSDGGYDPSDYAEPMDAVSKPRLTEEENIYSVPHDSTQGKIITIRNASKGHSNGSAGGNGSDSEADSSSLERRRKLSAIGVKPKLYRDRSKRLGKFSSFRTSFSIGSDDEMGGPPKASQDDGGAQKENSIEEIEDPKRRNILKSLRRNTKKPRAKPRHSISKPCESNYFGVPLATVVSPERPIPVFIEKCIRFIETTGLSTEGIYRVSGNKSEMESMQRQFDQDHNLDLVEKDFTMNTVAGAMKAFFSELPDPLVPYHMQGDLVEAFKINDREQRFQTMKDILRRFPKENYEVFKYVTSHLLKVSQNNKLNLMTSENLSICFWPTLMRPDFTTMDALTATRIYQTLIESFIHQCMYFFYNQPLADGLPGSPTSTYSSGGTSAYSSMAGGYSSSPTPSPTPYVLPATPPVIPHYGPPLHHHHHHHHHHQSPPHSPPATPQSPIPALLPPSLHPHHPPTEQHTL; this is translated from the exons ATGATGATGGCCAAAAAGCAAGATGTCCGGGCACCCATCTACAACCTGGTCGCGGTCGGGCTGTCCGGCACGGAGAAGGAGAAGGGCCAGTGTGGTGTGGGCAAGTCCTGCCTGTGTAACCGCTTTGTCCGGCCAAGTGCAGATGACTTCTACCTAGACCACACCTCTGTCCTCAGCACAAGTGACTTTGGGGGCCGTGTGGTGAACAATGACCACTTCCTGTTCTGGGGAGAGGCTGGGCGGACAATGGAGGAGGGGCCAGAATGCCGTATGAATGTTGTGGAGCAGACCGAGTTCATCGATGATCAGACGTTCCAGCCGCACCGAAGCACAGCGCTCCAGCCTTACATCAAGAGGGCAGCTTCCAGCAAGCTGGCCTCAGCTGAGAAGCTGATGTACTTTTGCACAGATCAGCTGGGGCTGGAGCAGGACTTTGAGCAGAAACAGATGCCTGAAGGCAAGCTAATGGTGGATGGCTTCTTACTCTGTGTGGATGTTAGCAGGGGGATGAACCGTAGCTTTGAGGACCAGATGAAGTTTGTCACAAACCTGTACAACCAGCTAGCCAAGACGAAGAAACCAGTGGTACTGGTTCTTACCAAATGTGATGAAGGAGTTGAGCGCTATATTAAAGACTCACACACCTTTGCCCTTGCCAAGAAGAACCTGCAGGTGGTAGAAACATCAGCACGCTCTAATGTCAATGTTGACTCAGCTTTTCTTACACTGGTTCAGCTAATAGATAAGGGTAGGGGAAAGCCCAAAATTATTCCTTACTTTGAGGCATTAAAACAGCAGAGTCAACAAATTGCCTCAGCCAAAGACCGCTATGAGTGGCTGGTGACCAGAATTGTGAAAAACCACAATGAGACATGGCCGACTGTCAGTCGTCGCATGCAGTCTGCCCCCGAGTACAAGGACTACATTTTCCTTGAGGGGACAGCTAAAGCCAAGAAGCTTTTCCAACAGCATGTGCATAGACTCAAGCAAGACCATATAGAGAAACGTAGGAAGGCCTATCTAACTACTCTACCACAGGCCCTGTCTGTGCTGCTACCAGAGTTGGATGAGATAGACCACCTCAGCTGGTCTGGAGTTCAGAAAGTCCTTGAGACAAAGAGAGATTTCTCCCAATGGTTTATTGTGCTAGATGACACCCCTTGGGAGACCACACCACACATTGATAACATAGAGGATGATCGAATCCCCCAGGACCTTCTGGAGACCCCTGCAGCTGAAAATATCTATGAGACTCACCTGGAGCAGCTAAGGAATGAGCGAAGACGGGCTGAGATGAGATGGGAGTTCAAGGAGAAGCTAAGTATCTCTCCTTTCATCACACCAGGGAAACCATGGGAGGAGGCCCGAAGCTTCATCATGAATGAAGACTTTTACCAGTGGCTGGATGAGGCGGAATATCTGGATATCTACAACAAACACCAGAAGGAAATCATTGACCGAGCCAAAGAGGACTTTCAGGAACTGCTTCTCGAATACTCTGAGCTCTTTTATGAGCTTGAAGTGGATGCAAAGCCAAGTAAAGAGAAAATGGGAGCCATTCAGGAGGTGTTGGGTGAAGAGCAAAGGTTTAAAGCCCTGCAGAAACTGCAGGCAGAAAGGGATGCTCTGGTATTGAAACATATCCACTTTGTCTACCACCCCACAAAGGACACCTGTCCCAACAGCCCCCACTGTGTGGACAGCAAGTTAGAGCAAATTCTGGCCTCCAGATTCCCTACCCGCTACCCATCATCAGACACTTCAAGACTGGAAGGGGGTAGAGCTGAACGGATAAATCTTGTCATCCTAGGAAAAGATGGGCTAGCCAGAGAGATGGCAAATGAGATAAGGGCCttgtgcagcagtgatgacCGGTACGTGTTAGATGGCAAGATGTATGAGTTAGCCCTTCGTCCCATTGAGGGCAACGTACGTCTGCCAGTCAATTCCTTCCACACACCAACTTTTACACCCCATGGTTGCCTGTGTTTGTACAACTCAAAAGAATCCCTCTCGTATGTTGTCGAGAGTATAGAGAAGCTTAGAGAGTCGACTATAAGCAGAAGGGAAAGGGAAAACAGCTTAGCACAACTCCCGCTGTCCCTCATTCTGGTCACCAAGCGGGGTGTGGGGTCCATAGGGGATATTGGGGGTGAGACAGCTCAGACTCTTATCCAACAGGGACAGCAGGTGGCTGGAAAGCTGCAGTGTACATACCTAGACCCTGCCTCTCCAGGTATGGGCTACACACGCAATGTAAGCGAGAGGCAGATCAACCAGATGCTAAAGGGTCTCTTAGATTTAAGGAGAAGCATAGGGAGCAGTTCCCCTCCCTTGCCCCCTCCATCCTCTGCCTTCAGAGATTCACAGTCCCAGCCAGGTCTAGAGGCAGACTTGAGGATAGTCATGTGCCTGATGTGCGGAGACACATACGACCTAGACCAGCTGCTTGCTCCCTTCCTGTTGCCCCAGCATTGTCGTCCTGCCTTTTCTCTTAGCAGTGGCACCTCCATTCTGCTGGATCTCAGTATAGGAGGTCAGAGGCAGAATATTGAACTGTCACTACTCTCTTTCCATTCCACATTCTCCCTCCGCAAGACAAGGCTGGTCCATGGCTATATTGCAGTTTACTCTGCTCGCCGCAAGGCCTCTATGGAGACATTATGTGCTTTCCTGTGTGAGGTCCAAGACATCATCCCAGTCCAGTTGCTAGCCGTAGGGGAGAGTCAGATGGAGTTGTCAGACTCAGAGTCAGCTAAGGAGCAGGTCAGTCAGGGAGATGAACTTGCCCATGAAATTGAGGCCAGGTTTAATACAGTAATATGTGGACATGGTGGGGTGGTAGGGGGCCTTCATAAGATAGACCTTTTCCAGCCCTTCCTCAAGGATGTGGTTGAGAAGCACACTATTGTTGAGGCCACACACATGTATGATCATGTGGCTGAGGCATGTACCAATGACAGCATAAGCTCTCGCTGTGGCTCTCCTAGTCCAGTTAACATTCTTATGGACTCTGAGGATGACATCGACCCATCACCCCCTTACCCCACATTGAGGGAGGATGGTAGCCTGAGTTCTCACCTAGGGAGCTTCAAGCTGCCAGATCTGGATTCAAGTGATACCTTCTCTGTCATTTCTGAGCTTAGCACCTTTGAGAGCAAGCTTAACAACAAGATTCCTCCTCAAGTGAAGCCCAAGCCTGTCCGTAAGGTTAACCTCAGCCCCTTCATGGACACGCAAGGTGGTACCAACCGCCGCTCTTTGCCCCAAGCTGTCACCTGGGCTCCAGGTAGCGATGGTGGCTATGACCCTTCCGACTATGCTGAGCCGATGGATGCTGTGAGCAAACCTCGACTCACAGAAGAGGAGAATATTTACTCTGTCCCTCATGACAGCACACAGGGCAAAATTATCACCATCCGTAACGCCAGCAAAGGTCACTCCAACGGGAGTGCTGGAGGGAATGGTTCCGACAGTGAGGCGGACAGTAGCTCACTGGAACGCAGGAGAAAGTTGTCTGCCATCGGAGTAAAACCTAAGCTTTACAGAGACAGATCCAAACGACTTGGCAAGTTCAGCAGTTTCAGGACAAGCTTCTCTATAGGCAGTGATGATGAGATGGGGGGTCCACCCAAGGCTAGCCAGGATGACGGAGGAGCCCAAAAGGAAAACTCCATTGAGGAGATTGAGGACCCTAAAAGAAGGAATATCCTCAAGAGCCTGCGCAGAAATACGAAG AAACCTCGAGCCAAACCCAGGCATTCCATCTCAAAACCCTGTGAAAGCAACTACTTCGGGGTGCCACTGGCCACTGTGGTCTCCCCTGAGAGGCCAATCCCAGTCTTCATCGAGAAGTGCATCCGCTTCATTGAAACGACCG gCTTGAGCACAGAGGGCATCTACAGGGTCAGTGGGAACAAATCAGAGATGGAGAGCATGCAGCGGCAATTTGACCAAG acCACAACCTGGACCTTGTGGAGAAGGACTTCACCATGAACACAGTAGCCGGAGCCATGAAGGCCTTCTTCTCAGAGCTGCCGGACCCTCTGGTGCCCTACCACATGCAGGGAGATCTGGTGGAGGCCTTCA AGATCAACGATAGGGAGCAGCGCTTCCAGACGATGAAGGACATTCTGCGCCGCTTCCCCAAGGAGAATTACGAGGTCTTCAAATATGTCACCAGCCACTTGCTCAA ggTGAGTCAGAACAACAAGTTGAACCTGATGACCAGTGAGAACCTGTCCATCTGTTTCTGGCCCACACTGATGAGACCGGACTTCACCACCATGGACGCCCTGACTGCCACCCGCATCTACCAGACACTGATCGAGAGCTTCATCCACCAGTGCATGTACTTCTTCTACAACCAGCCGCTGGCCGATGGCCTCCCTGGCTCCCCCACCTCCACGTACTCCTCGGGAGGAACCTCGGCGTACTCCAGCATGGCTGGAGGCTACTCATCCTCGCCGACTCCGTCCCCGACTCCCTACGTCCTCCCCGCCACCCCTCCTGTCATCCCCCACTACGgccctcctctccatcatcatcatcaccaccaccatcatcaccagtCCCCACCCCACTCCCCGCCTGCTACTCCTCAGTCCCCCATCCCAGCCCTGCTGCCACCCTCCCtgcacccccaccacccccctaCGGAACAACACACGCTGTGA